A region of Pyxidicoccus trucidator DNA encodes the following proteins:
- a CDS encoding cytochrome P450: MPNLLSRGLFNLFFGARRKPYASLPGPPPGLLGNLGDFLGPPPWDVCARYGRTYGGRTLIWMGPSPALVLNDPALIEEVLETRRLEFEKGNIGEQIRHSTTDDTPFIAKQGEDWSRKHGMDPLAQPWTPDWQAAQVGPLQAAVAESVEVLRSEPSIDLTPALRRLTFDAFCVATVGEKLPTSVYDDFMLLAAAADARIQAKLPLKFVSPPKGFAAARERFYGLFAEKLRAARAAPGPHRVDLMSWTLREMPELDDTVHAHLLGGFFFGGVFSSSTTLVGAFHQLQKYPEAEARLAAEAASLTEAPLTVERLRDAPWSEAVAYEALRILPAVRIFLRTPSSETQLAGVTWPAGTTLMISNQHLHRDPSHWANPEVFEPARWLDGGAAKNPLGSGHFFPFGRGPRACVAGDFAMVYLRTALLTIASRVRVHVDSTEPFEEGFFFGVVLPKGVTGKLQPASGARTAPAVKTA; encoded by the coding sequence TTGCCCAACCTGCTTTCCCGCGGTCTGTTCAACCTGTTCTTCGGCGCCCGGCGCAAGCCCTACGCGAGCCTGCCCGGGCCTCCACCCGGCCTGCTGGGCAACCTCGGAGACTTCCTCGGTCCCCCGCCGTGGGACGTCTGCGCGCGCTACGGGCGCACGTACGGGGGCCGCACCCTCATCTGGATGGGGCCCAGCCCGGCGCTGGTGCTCAACGACCCCGCGCTCATCGAGGAGGTGCTGGAGACGCGCCGGCTGGAGTTCGAGAAGGGCAACATCGGCGAGCAGATTCGCCACTCCACCACGGACGACACGCCCTTCATCGCGAAGCAGGGCGAGGACTGGTCTCGCAAGCATGGAATGGACCCGCTGGCGCAGCCGTGGACTCCCGACTGGCAGGCCGCCCAGGTGGGGCCGCTGCAGGCCGCGGTGGCCGAGTCGGTGGAGGTCCTGCGGAGCGAGCCGTCCATCGACTTGACGCCTGCGCTGCGCCGGCTGACCTTCGATGCCTTCTGCGTGGCCACCGTGGGAGAGAAGCTCCCCACCTCGGTCTACGACGACTTCATGCTCCTGGCCGCGGCCGCCGACGCGCGCATCCAGGCAAAGCTCCCACTGAAGTTCGTCTCCCCGCCCAAGGGCTTCGCGGCAGCCAGGGAGCGCTTCTACGGGCTGTTCGCCGAGAAGCTTCGCGCGGCGCGCGCGGCTCCGGGGCCCCACCGGGTGGACCTGATGTCGTGGACGCTGCGGGAGATGCCGGAGCTCGACGACACGGTGCATGCCCACCTGCTGGGCGGCTTCTTCTTCGGGGGCGTCTTCTCCTCGAGCACCACCCTGGTCGGCGCCTTCCACCAGCTCCAGAAGTACCCCGAGGCCGAGGCGCGGCTGGCCGCCGAGGCCGCCTCGCTGACCGAGGCACCGCTGACCGTCGAGCGCCTGCGCGACGCCCCCTGGTCCGAGGCCGTCGCCTACGAGGCCCTGAGAATCCTGCCCGCCGTCCGCATCTTCCTGCGCACGCCGTCCTCCGAGACGCAGCTGGCGGGCGTGACGTGGCCCGCGGGCACGACGCTCATGATTTCGAACCAGCACCTGCACCGCGACCCGTCCCACTGGGCGAATCCGGAGGTCTTCGAGCCGGCACGCTGGCTGGACGGCGGCGCCGCGAAGAATCCGCTCGGCAGCGGCCACTTCTTCCCGTTCGGACGTGGCCCCCGGGCCTGTGTGGCCGGGGACTTCGCGATGGTGTACCTGCGGACGGCGCTGCTGACCATCGCCTCTCGCGTTCGCGTCCACGTCGACTCGACGGAGCCCTTCGAGGAGGGCTTCTTCTTCGGCGTGGTCCTTCCCAAGGGCGTCACCGGGAAGCTTCAACCCGCCTCTGGAGCCCGTACAGCCCCCGCTGTGAAAACCGCATGA
- a CDS encoding fatty acid desaturase family protein, translated as MTLFRHPRDRIPVLLFFTAFALDLTVYFTARSWWLPILWLVLWVIPKGWICAWNHHHQHLPMFRHALPNRLLEVVFGFQTGATSHGWFLHHVVGHHRNYLDQEKDESRWKRRDGSPMGELEYSLVTTLVAYPRAFRVGREHPKALRLFLGMGALQVALFGLLFWHDWYNALWVFLLPMCVSLFVTVWATYFHHAGLEATEHTRASYNIVHRGYNLVTGNLGYHTAHHARHGLHWSQLPALHAQLARDIPATLYRQPGIPFVWSGSEAQVELSPGEVESLAR; from the coding sequence ATGACCTTGTTCCGACATCCCCGAGACCGCATCCCCGTCCTGCTGTTCTTCACCGCGTTCGCGCTGGACCTGACGGTGTACTTCACGGCGCGAAGCTGGTGGCTCCCCATCCTGTGGCTCGTCCTGTGGGTGATTCCCAAGGGGTGGATCTGCGCGTGGAACCACCATCACCAGCACCTGCCGATGTTCCGCCACGCCCTCCCCAACCGCCTCCTGGAGGTGGTGTTCGGCTTCCAGACCGGGGCGACGTCACATGGCTGGTTCCTGCACCATGTGGTCGGCCACCACCGCAACTACCTCGACCAGGAGAAGGACGAGTCCCGTTGGAAGCGCCGCGACGGGTCACCGATGGGCGAGCTGGAGTACTCCCTCGTCACGACGCTCGTCGCCTATCCCCGCGCGTTCCGCGTGGGACGGGAGCACCCGAAGGCCCTCCGCCTCTTCCTGGGGATGGGCGCGCTGCAGGTGGCGCTGTTCGGCCTGCTCTTCTGGCACGACTGGTACAACGCGCTCTGGGTGTTCCTGCTGCCCATGTGCGTGTCCCTCTTCGTGACGGTCTGGGCCACGTACTTCCACCACGCGGGACTCGAGGCCACGGAGCACACGCGCGCCTCGTACAACATCGTGCATCGGGGCTACAACCTGGTGACGGGCAACCTGGGCTACCACACCGCGCACCACGCGCGGCATGGCCTGCACTGGTCCCAGCTCCCCGCGCTCCACGCGCAGCTCGCCCGGGACATTCCCGCCACGCTCTACCGCCAGCCCGGCATTCCGTTCGTGTGGTCCGGCTCGGAAGCGCAGGTCGAGCTGAGCCCCGGCGAGGTCGAGTCGCTGGCCCGCTGA
- a CDS encoding lipoxygenase family protein: MTVEYRLTIRTDARLGSGTDSTISVVLVGTRGESGPHTLDKRFHNDFEAGAEDVYAISAEDVGELVLLRFSNSGGVAGDWLLDTVWVRSGGRSWFFPFYRWVLGGSTTEVLEGSARLPQQVKSEREARARHEQLQVRQRMYGWRPAEETAELPGALDIREERPLPKDELYRGLSEGSYEVVVAKTVAAIKLHLPLLSSAWNGLVDIFDFFKAIETPQLAPRWKDDLEFARQAVQGINPLHIQSIAHLPAGMPLSDADVHGLLAPGDTLARAFEAKRVFLLDFEILEDIRMFRKVGEDGVEERRWAPASRCLLYLDDTRQLRPIAIQLGREPETAPVFTPNDGEYDWLVAKVSLRCSEGNTHQMVGHALRTHFVAEPFVMATMRNLPDPHPVYKLLRRHFRYTLAINEGARKGLLSEGAVFDDFIATGGPDKGHLQLGKKGFQRWKLSDNNPRLDLERRGVLDPAVLPYYPYRDDALPLWDAFEEYVGGVLRHFYRSDADLTADVEMQRWWADLTARGLPVEKLPCRELRRVEDLVDILTTVLFTVSVHHAAVNYLQYEHYAFVPNAPLCLRREPPRQKGVIGPEDITAMIPTKSQALWQVAIGRALSSFGDDEEFLLHESGWREDYFQEPELAAIRDRFQDRLRARLAVVQARNAKAEVPYTVLRPDRIPCGITV; the protein is encoded by the coding sequence ATGACTGTCGAGTACAGGCTCACGATTCGCACGGACGCGCGGCTCGGCTCGGGGACGGATTCCACCATCTCCGTCGTGCTGGTCGGTACGCGGGGAGAGAGCGGTCCGCACACGCTGGACAAGCGCTTCCACAATGACTTCGAGGCCGGCGCCGAGGACGTCTACGCCATCTCGGCGGAGGACGTGGGCGAGCTGGTGCTGCTGCGGTTCAGCAACTCCGGAGGCGTCGCGGGAGACTGGCTCCTCGACACCGTCTGGGTCAGGTCGGGCGGCAGGAGCTGGTTCTTCCCCTTCTACCGGTGGGTCCTGGGCGGCTCGACGACGGAGGTCCTGGAGGGCTCGGCGCGGCTGCCGCAGCAGGTGAAGAGCGAGCGCGAGGCCCGGGCCCGCCACGAGCAGCTCCAGGTCCGCCAGCGCATGTATGGCTGGCGCCCCGCCGAGGAGACCGCCGAGCTTCCCGGCGCGCTCGACATCCGCGAGGAGCGGCCGCTGCCGAAGGACGAGCTGTACCGGGGCCTGAGCGAGGGCAGCTACGAGGTCGTCGTCGCCAAGACGGTGGCCGCCATCAAGCTGCACCTGCCCTTGCTGTCCAGCGCCTGGAACGGGCTCGTCGACATCTTCGACTTCTTCAAGGCCATCGAGACGCCCCAGCTCGCCCCGCGCTGGAAGGACGACCTGGAGTTCGCGCGGCAGGCCGTCCAGGGCATCAATCCCCTCCACATCCAATCCATCGCCCACCTGCCCGCGGGCATGCCCCTGTCGGACGCGGACGTCCACGGCCTGCTGGCGCCGGGCGACACGCTGGCGCGCGCCTTCGAGGCGAAGCGCGTCTTCCTGCTCGACTTCGAAATCCTCGAGGACATCCGGATGTTCCGGAAGGTTGGCGAGGATGGCGTCGAGGAGCGGCGCTGGGCGCCTGCGTCCCGGTGCCTGCTGTACCTGGACGACACGCGCCAGCTGCGGCCCATCGCCATCCAGCTCGGGAGGGAGCCGGAGACCGCCCCGGTCTTCACGCCCAATGACGGCGAGTACGACTGGCTGGTGGCGAAGGTCTCCTTGCGTTGCAGCGAGGGGAACACCCACCAGATGGTAGGGCACGCGCTGCGGACCCACTTCGTGGCGGAGCCGTTCGTCATGGCGACGATGCGAAACCTCCCGGACCCGCACCCCGTCTACAAGCTGCTCCGCCGCCACTTCCGCTACACGCTCGCCATCAACGAGGGGGCGCGAAAGGGCCTGCTCTCCGAGGGTGCCGTCTTCGACGACTTCATCGCCACCGGCGGTCCCGACAAGGGGCACCTGCAGCTGGGCAAGAAGGGCTTCCAGCGCTGGAAGCTGTCCGACAACAATCCGCGCCTGGACCTCGAGCGCCGCGGTGTCCTCGACCCCGCCGTCCTCCCCTATTACCCCTACCGGGACGACGCCCTGCCGTTGTGGGATGCCTTCGAGGAGTATGTCGGTGGCGTGCTCCGGCACTTCTATCGGTCCGACGCCGACCTCACGGCCGACGTGGAGATGCAGCGCTGGTGGGCGGACCTCACCGCGCGGGGGCTGCCTGTCGAGAAGCTGCCCTGCCGGGAGCTCCGGCGCGTCGAGGACCTCGTGGACATCCTGACCACGGTCCTCTTCACGGTCAGCGTCCATCACGCCGCGGTGAACTACCTCCAGTACGAGCACTACGCCTTCGTGCCCAACGCACCGCTCTGCCTGCGCCGGGAGCCGCCGAGGCAGAAGGGCGTCATCGGCCCCGAGGACATCACGGCGATGATTCCCACCAAATCCCAGGCGCTCTGGCAGGTCGCCATCGGCCGGGCCCTGTCCAGCTTCGGTGACGACGAGGAGTTCCTCCTCCACGAGAGCGGCTGGCGCGAGGACTACTTCCAGGAGCCGGAGCTCGCGGCCATCCGCGACAGGTTCCAGGACCGGCTGCGCGCCCGGCTCGCGGTGGTGCAGGCTCGCAACGCGAAGGCCGAGGTCCCCTACACCGTCCTGCGGCCCGACAGGATTCCCTGCGGCATCACCGTCTGA
- a CDS encoding mechanosensitive ion channel family protein, with protein sequence MNNAWLVGLGVTVLLLAVWAVLVASSALLYQGIRLIGVKALEPVADGLRKRARLSAALLSFVVVIVGIAVLGFSLWAKKDLEPHFKALLAGVTVEGLAALGRGVGLLLLLLAAFLVLERTARQLLVKLERRLDGWQLRPEHKAHAQKALEQGRGFIKLVLAYFAMGVVVTSLQPPAALEWLVATTIFVLLSISGGRLAVSLLHLMSGRLVESWEAKSKDTKYEEYFVALSRLLPVGQKSLEAIVYISVATLIIRRFQGLESFAPYGPVLIRVIALFFAASVVVEFIRLLIARAFRVDGPDLDDAARRRNTFVALIQSASKYLVYFLVGMMVLSDLGVDPTPILAGAGIVGLTVGLGSQAIVTDMVNGIFLLFEDQILNGDYIRINETEGVVEEITPRITRIRDRFGRLHILRNGEVKNVINYSRGWTLAVVDMAVAYECDLKKVMAVIGQVCEQVPLLAQGKVSEMPKLLGIESMDESWMTVRIEAKVQPGTHFDVKRLLNRLLFEAFVANGLEIPYPKGVEYEGGPLFPVPSAAPPQEEAPQALAASNR encoded by the coding sequence TTGAACAACGCATGGCTCGTCGGCCTGGGCGTGACGGTGCTGCTGCTCGCAGTCTGGGCCGTGCTCGTGGCCTCCTCCGCGCTGCTGTACCAGGGCATCCGGCTGATAGGGGTGAAGGCGCTGGAGCCGGTGGCGGACGGCCTGCGCAAGCGCGCCCGGCTGAGCGCCGCCCTCCTGTCCTTCGTGGTGGTCATCGTCGGCATCGCCGTGCTGGGCTTCTCCCTGTGGGCGAAGAAGGACCTGGAGCCCCACTTCAAGGCCTTGCTGGCGGGGGTGACGGTGGAGGGGCTGGCGGCCCTGGGGCGCGGAGTGGGGCTGCTGCTGCTGCTGCTGGCGGCCTTCCTGGTGCTGGAGCGGACGGCGCGCCAGCTCCTGGTGAAGCTCGAGCGCAGGTTGGACGGGTGGCAGCTGCGCCCGGAGCACAAGGCGCACGCCCAGAAGGCGCTGGAACAGGGGCGCGGCTTCATCAAGCTGGTGCTGGCCTACTTCGCGATGGGCGTGGTCGTCACCTCGCTGCAACCCCCGGCCGCGTTGGAGTGGCTCGTTGCCACCACCATCTTCGTGCTGCTGTCCATCAGCGGCGGGCGCCTGGCGGTGTCCTTGCTGCACCTGATGTCGGGGCGGCTGGTCGAGTCCTGGGAGGCGAAGAGCAAGGACACGAAGTACGAGGAGTACTTCGTGGCCCTCAGCCGGCTGCTGCCGGTGGGGCAGAAGAGCCTGGAGGCCATCGTCTACATCTCGGTGGCGACCCTCATCATCCGCCGGTTCCAGGGCCTGGAGTCCTTTGCTCCGTACGGGCCGGTGCTCATCCGCGTCATCGCCCTGTTCTTCGCCGCCAGCGTCGTCGTGGAGTTCATCCGGCTGCTCATCGCCCGGGCATTCAGGGTGGACGGCCCCGACCTGGATGACGCGGCCCGGCGGCGCAACACCTTCGTCGCCCTCATCCAGAGCGCCTCCAAGTACCTGGTCTACTTCCTGGTGGGGATGATGGTCCTCAGCGACCTTGGCGTGGACCCCACCCCCATCCTCGCGGGCGCCGGCATCGTCGGCCTCACCGTGGGCCTGGGCTCGCAGGCCATCGTCACGGACATGGTCAACGGTATCTTCCTGCTCTTCGAGGACCAGATATTGAACGGCGACTACATCCGCATCAACGAGACCGAGGGCGTGGTGGAGGAGATAACGCCTCGCATCACCCGCATTCGAGACCGCTTCGGGCGCCTTCACATCCTCCGCAATGGCGAAGTCAAGAATGTCATCAACTACAGTCGCGGCTGGACGCTGGCGGTCGTGGACATGGCCGTGGCCTATGAGTGCGACCTGAAGAAGGTGATGGCCGTGATTGGCCAGGTCTGCGAGCAGGTGCCCCTGCTGGCGCAGGGCAAGGTATCCGAGATGCCCAAGCTGCTGGGTATCGAGAGCATGGACGAGAGCTGGATGACCGTGCGCATCGAAGCCAAGGTGCAGCCAGGGACGCACTTCGACGTGAAGCGGCTGCTCAACCGGCTGCTCTTCGAGGCCTTCGTCGCCAACGGCCTGGAAATCCCCTACCCCAAGGGGGTGGAGTACGAGGGGGGCCCGTTGTTTCCCGTCCCCTCCGCCGCGCCGCCGCAGGAGGAGGCGCCCCAGGCCCTCGCCGCCTCGAACCGGTAG
- a CDS encoding transposase, which yields MRHRGLRLLEKRGALPAPGHEDALQAYQAHALQQRLRWTEVDVRPLPESNPRCALLEGFSLHANTHLHAKDRQRLERLCRYGTRGALAMERLSRAEDSRIAWRMKRPLPDGTTHLFFTGLKLLRRVASLVPPPRTNLTRFHGVFAPGARLRPFLVPHAGAEEARVALPQAGAEEVSVAPQAAARKEPLKEKTPRVDFRGVAQEDVRVRRVRVREVWRQAAGAGVREGSGKGARDSGAPGLAHGRCALGPGARAPTGRGC from the coding sequence GTGCGCCACCGGGGGCTGCGGCTGTTGGAGAAAAGAGGAGCCTTGCCCGCACCAGGGCATGAGGACGCGCTGCAGGCGTACCAGGCGCACGCGCTGCAGCAGCGACTGCGCTGGACGGAGGTGGACGTGCGGCCCCTCCCCGAAAGCAACCCCCGGTGCGCCTTGCTGGAGGGCTTCTCTCTGCACGCCAACACGCACCTGCACGCCAAAGACAGGCAGAGACTGGAGCGGCTATGCCGCTACGGGACGCGCGGCGCTCTGGCGATGGAGCGCTTGTCGCGCGCGGAGGACAGCCGCATCGCCTGGCGGATGAAGCGCCCGCTGCCCGACGGCACCACGCACCTCTTCTTCACCGGGCTAAAACTTTTACGGCGTGTGGCGTCGCTGGTGCCTCCGCCTCGGACAAACCTCACGAGGTTCCACGGCGTCTTCGCTCCAGGCGCGAGACTGCGGCCATTTCTGGTCCCCCATGCAGGTGCGGAGGAGGCGAGGGTGGCGCTCCCCCAGGCAGGTGCGGAAGAGGTGAGCGTGGCGCCCCAGGCAGCGGCCAGGAAGGAGCCGCTGAAGGAGAAGACGCCGCGAGTGGACTTTCGCGGAGTTGCTCAGGAGGACGTTCGCGTTCGACGTGTTCGCGTGCGTGAGGTGTGGAGGCAGGCGGCGGGTGCTGGCGTACGTGAAGGAAGCGGGAAGGGTGCGCGCGATTCTGGAGCACCTGGGCTTGCCCACGGCAGGTGCGCGCTTGGCCCCGGCGCTAGAGCCCCCACAGGCCGCGGGTGTTGA
- a CDS encoding DUF1552 domain-containing protein, with translation MSTSTLSRRTILRLGGTGLVLPFLPSLLPATARAQSAPSHRCFVMLRTEHGGILQRDMFPADATLTESLPYAGHTVRRGALHATVAEGEARLSAVLRAPSSELTGSMVGKMWVLNGLDIPFYIGHHRGGTLGNFSASDQAPDEVKQNGIRPTIDQLMAWSPSFYGNAAGVRERAIIQGELSYAHSDPRLRQGPVERVGSTVDGSNQILFDRLFGDVTGGQPLISGAVMENYRRLRNGNRRLSAADRRRLDDHLERLAELDRKLNTVARCQTPVRPATSSGQYTSQPTYGRDPEAQSLSHVLWNDVYTLALSCGVSRIVVAGATDTFSTYAGDWHQEIAHQAASSAPAYSTLLTSHQLFFRRVFLDLASKLEAVDMGDGTRLLDHTLLAWGQESGNYTHDHTSAPIVAFGGAEGFFRTGQYCDYRNLAKTTGQGPAGEPRWFGLLWHQWLGTVLQSMGIPRSEWEDTSQCPGYPNYRYDDIPGWAGPQGSTGPVYPDSVWNAAGEVLPFLRV, from the coding sequence ATGAGCACGTCCACCCTTTCGCGTCGCACGATTCTCCGCCTGGGCGGGACGGGGCTGGTGCTGCCCTTCCTCCCCAGCCTCCTTCCGGCGACGGCGCGCGCCCAGTCGGCGCCGTCCCACCGGTGCTTCGTCATGCTGCGCACGGAGCACGGCGGCATCCTCCAGCGGGACATGTTCCCCGCGGACGCCACGCTGACGGAGTCACTGCCGTACGCGGGCCACACGGTGCGACGGGGAGCGCTGCACGCCACCGTGGCGGAGGGAGAGGCGCGCCTGTCGGCGGTGCTGCGTGCCCCGTCGAGCGAGCTCACCGGTTCGATGGTGGGCAAGATGTGGGTGCTCAACGGCCTGGACATCCCCTTCTACATCGGCCACCACCGGGGCGGGACGCTGGGCAACTTCTCCGCGAGCGACCAGGCGCCGGACGAGGTGAAGCAGAACGGCATCCGGCCGACCATCGACCAGCTCATGGCCTGGTCTCCGTCCTTCTATGGGAACGCGGCGGGCGTGCGCGAGCGCGCCATCATCCAGGGGGAGCTCTCCTATGCGCACTCGGACCCGCGCCTGCGACAGGGACCGGTGGAGCGGGTGGGCAGCACCGTGGATGGCTCCAACCAGATCCTCTTCGACCGCCTGTTCGGGGATGTCACCGGAGGCCAGCCGCTCATCAGCGGCGCGGTGATGGAGAACTACCGGCGCCTGCGCAATGGCAACCGGCGCCTGTCGGCCGCGGACCGCCGCCGGTTGGACGACCACCTCGAGCGGCTGGCCGAGCTGGACCGCAAGCTGAACACGGTGGCGCGCTGCCAGACGCCCGTGCGTCCGGCGACGTCGAGCGGGCAGTACACGAGCCAGCCGACGTATGGGCGCGACCCGGAGGCGCAGTCCCTGTCGCACGTGCTGTGGAACGACGTGTACACGCTGGCGCTGTCGTGCGGCGTGTCGCGCATCGTGGTGGCTGGCGCAACGGACACCTTCAGCACCTACGCGGGGGACTGGCACCAGGAGATTGCCCACCAGGCGGCCAGCAGCGCGCCGGCGTACAGCACGCTGCTGACGTCCCACCAGCTCTTCTTCCGCCGCGTCTTCCTGGACCTGGCGAGCAAGCTGGAGGCAGTGGACATGGGCGACGGCACCCGGCTGCTGGACCACACCCTGCTGGCGTGGGGGCAGGAGTCGGGCAACTACACGCATGACCACACCAGCGCGCCGATTGTCGCCTTCGGCGGGGCGGAGGGCTTCTTCCGCACGGGGCAATACTGCGACTACCGCAATCTGGCGAAGACGACGGGGCAGGGCCCCGCGGGAGAGCCGCGCTGGTTCGGGCTGCTGTGGCACCAATGGCTGGGGACGGTGCTGCAGTCCATGGGCATCCCCCGGTCGGAGTGGGAGGACACCTCGCAGTGCCCGGGCTACCCCAACTACAGGTACGACGACATCCCGGGCTGGGCGGGGCCCCAGGGCTCAACGGGGCCCGTGTATCCGGACTCCGTGTGGAATGCCGCGGGTGAGGTGCTGCCCTTCCTGCGGGTTTGA
- a CDS encoding lipoxygenase family protein, protein MVSLGFEGRGKGNEVLEPEELARWYSSLALEERLALSRELAPRVRATRTPREPASLPAVAVGRIVFQQDGPHGPIPLHHLKVELWDRDFGAPDDFLGECFTDAEGGFSIRYDPADAGAGDLPDLEVRFFEPQHTFREDGRVVETWRRIGSEQGPDNHGALHHDFGTLRLPYWEYEPGTPLARLLVTEEGTPPTAYAPGRALAMLKAVAPIELIKRQHLLQARLGHAPDLDRIQADYPESMTVRMEREAPGSTRSDAFFGERLLNGMFSTLLDRDPEVPGDAQAFRLYLPWNAYEQDGVHCLPDVDVRLRLVEGRLLPVRIILGMREPGATAPGSPVTRRTYTPADGADWEAAKRLARVGATLDTELGNHLGQCHFNVEQYAIAAHRNLRRSPLRWLLMPHLREVVLINHAASGFLVGPTGYITRASALTEGGIETRLQHLLGSYDWRGFSPAPPVCEGHRYARAAGLFWKVLGEHVDTFFAEHGAEVEAQWLEVRRFSDDLVAHSAPAFVCRYLRAKVPGKDAPWFVRSERMNLDEKVLEPTPKAVSAVSRTDVPQPGELDALKQLCRYVIYFATFRHAWANNLQWEDAGEVLYTCLGLRWGQGGALSTEADLDVAPPPDAATEMLWISWMLSKTNYGLLLSNEEADVHPRFVELLRAQGPAFAALGLDIRTVSSRINI, encoded by the coding sequence ATGGTGTCCCTGGGGTTCGAGGGACGGGGGAAGGGCAACGAGGTCCTCGAGCCCGAGGAGCTTGCCCGGTGGTACTCCAGTCTGGCGCTCGAGGAGCGGCTGGCCCTCAGCCGTGAGCTGGCACCCCGCGTCCGCGCGACCCGCACCCCGAGGGAGCCCGCGAGCCTCCCTGCCGTCGCCGTGGGGCGCATCGTCTTCCAGCAGGACGGCCCCCACGGCCCCATTCCCTTGCATCACCTCAAGGTCGAGCTCTGGGACCGGGACTTCGGCGCTCCCGACGACTTCCTGGGCGAGTGCTTCACGGACGCCGAAGGCGGCTTCTCCATCCGTTATGACCCCGCGGATGCAGGCGCTGGAGACCTGCCCGACCTGGAGGTCCGCTTCTTCGAGCCCCAGCACACCTTCCGCGAGGATGGCCGGGTGGTGGAGACCTGGCGGCGCATCGGCTCGGAGCAGGGGCCTGACAACCATGGTGCGCTCCACCACGACTTCGGCACCCTCCGGCTGCCCTACTGGGAATATGAGCCGGGGACACCGCTGGCCCGGTTGCTCGTGACGGAGGAAGGGACGCCGCCGACCGCCTATGCCCCGGGGCGGGCCCTCGCGATGCTGAAGGCCGTCGCCCCCATCGAGCTCATCAAGCGCCAGCACCTGCTCCAGGCCCGCCTGGGACACGCGCCGGACCTGGACCGCATCCAGGCCGACTACCCCGAATCGATGACGGTCCGCATGGAGAGGGAGGCGCCCGGCTCCACCCGGAGTGACGCCTTCTTCGGAGAGCGGCTGCTCAACGGCATGTTCTCCACCCTCCTGGACAGAGACCCCGAGGTCCCCGGGGACGCCCAGGCCTTCCGGCTCTACCTGCCCTGGAACGCGTACGAGCAGGATGGCGTCCACTGCCTGCCCGACGTGGACGTGAGGCTGCGGCTGGTGGAAGGCCGGCTGCTGCCGGTGCGCATCATCCTGGGAATGCGGGAGCCCGGTGCGACGGCGCCCGGCTCGCCCGTGACACGCCGGACCTACACGCCCGCGGATGGCGCGGACTGGGAGGCCGCCAAGCGCCTGGCCCGGGTGGGCGCGACGCTGGACACCGAGCTGGGCAACCACCTGGGGCAGTGCCACTTCAACGTCGAGCAGTACGCCATCGCGGCCCACCGGAACCTGCGGCGCAGTCCCCTGCGCTGGCTGCTGATGCCCCACCTGCGCGAGGTGGTCCTCATCAATCACGCGGCCAGCGGGTTCCTCGTGGGGCCGACGGGCTACATCACCCGGGCCAGCGCGCTGACCGAGGGGGGCATCGAGACGCGGCTGCAGCATCTGCTGGGCAGCTACGACTGGCGGGGCTTCTCGCCCGCGCCACCCGTGTGCGAAGGGCACCGCTACGCGCGGGCCGCGGGGCTGTTCTGGAAGGTGCTCGGCGAGCACGTCGATACCTTCTTCGCGGAGCACGGAGCCGAGGTGGAGGCGCAGTGGCTCGAGGTGCGCCGCTTCTCGGACGACCTCGTGGCCCACTCCGCGCCTGCCTTCGTGTGCCGGTACCTTCGGGCGAAAGTCCCGGGGAAGGACGCTCCCTGGTTCGTGCGCTCGGAGCGCATGAACCTGGATGAGAAGGTGCTGGAGCCGACGCCGAAGGCGGTCAGCGCGGTGAGCCGGACGGACGTGCCCCAGCCGGGAGAGCTGGACGCGCTCAAGCAGCTCTGCCGCTACGTCATCTACTTCGCGACCTTCCGGCATGCGTGGGCCAACAACCTCCAGTGGGAGGACGCTGGCGAGGTGCTGTACACCTGCCTGGGGTTGCGCTGGGGTCAAGGCGGGGCGCTGTCGACCGAGGCGGACCTGGACGTCGCCCCTCCGCCAGACGCGGCCACGGAGATGCTGTGGATTTCCTGGATGCTCTCCAAGACGAACTACGGCCTCCTCCTGTCCAACGAGGAGGCCGACGTGCACCCGCGCTTCGTGGAACTGCTACGCGCCCAGGGCCCGGCGTTCGCGGCGCTCGGCCTGGACATCCGGACGGTCAGCTCCCGCATCAACATCTAG